The following coding sequences lie in one Lolium perenne isolate Kyuss_39 chromosome 2, Kyuss_2.0, whole genome shotgun sequence genomic window:
- the LOC127331540 gene encoding uncharacterized protein — MPNNRIDATQFFLLEKLKSALLWCVYSFHYYLIITLQKLVASQTIRRYSITPRDLECMLCDETADPMALPLSLLEEITDGFSDKQKIGEGAFAVVYKGKLENRTVAVKRMSNTYMYEKEFRREVECLMMAKHKNVVRFLGYCADTQGTMARHEAKFVMADVQQRLLCFEYLPKGSLHDYITDTSREPRWRDCYQIIMGICQGLHYLHQKNIVHFDLKPANILLDDNLVAKIADFGLSRCFIGETESRVISKIGGTLGYLAPESFNRHTQVTYQHSYRLDIYSLGVIIMEILTKEEYHAVDNVVESWSNMLENSLRDGELEQVRVCAKIGIECTNLNPAKRPDTQHIINRLDEAEHALNELHQGMPNSPGDTSLKENDTAFRVTGTSPCNSIWENTTNLDKLYETIHCLNPDIRRCFEFCSIFPRGSKLRRDELVCLWIAEEFVKTSCATEDMEDIAQGYIQELVSMSFLQPSGTSYDTDCFTIHDVMHDILDQVAGNCFRIENPVSHRGQGWEGDVPRHIQHLFIQNYDGKLITETIIGLEYLRTLIVYVVGKDKPIEEEVIESICKRLPKLRVLAIAFSQKHDPIKQHKEFSFPESVGQLKYLRYLAFRTSKFGRITLPSTLNQLKHIQHLDFGDGHILEVNFVELVNLRHILCSGLSKLPYVGNLISLQTLPGFQVSNEPGCELKQLRDLNKLQGKLLIRGLENVKSKEEALQANLAAKRLTQLVVQWGNPYATRCSPEVEADVLEGMCPPVGLQILYLKNFEGSRYPDWMMGNHSGGPKYLQELRIVQCNQLIPASGLADAFPHLRVLYLLNCSWDALPDNMEHLTLLEKLVIFRCMNIQSLPTLPQSLEEFTASWCNQEFLESCQTVGHPNWQKIEHIPKKMIRFTNLLEGLLGCDVM, encoded by the exons ATGCCCAACAATAGGATTGATGCTACACAATTTTTTCTGTTGGAAAAACTGAAGAGTGCCTTATTGTGGTGTGTTTATTCCTTTCATTATTATCTAATTATAACACTTCAGAAATTGGTAGCCTCACAAACGATCCGCCGATATAGTATTACACCAAGGGACCTAGAGTGCATGCTATGTGATGAAACTGCAGATCCAATGGCCCTTCCATTGTCGCTTCTGGAAGAAATCACAGATGGTTTCTCCGATAAGCAGAAAATTGGCGAAGGTGCATTCGCGGTGGTTTATAAG GGAAAGCTTGAGAATAGGACTGTGGCAGTGAAGAGGATGTCCAACACATATATGTACGAGAAGGAGTTCCGCCGAGAAGTTGAATGTCTCATGATGGCGAAGCACAAAAATGTAGTTCGGTTTCTGGGGTACTGTGCTGACACACAAGGTACCATGGCAAGGCACGAAGCAAAATTTGTCATGGCAGATGTACAACAAAGGTTGCTCTGCTTCGAGTATCTTCCTAAAGGGAGTCTTCATGACTATATCACGG ATACATCTCGTGAACCTCGGTGGAGAGACTGCTATCAAATTATCATGGGAATTTGTCAAGGGTTACATTATCTTCATCAGAAAAATATTGTCCACTTTGATCTAAAGCCTGCTAATATATTATTGGATGATAATTTGGTGGCAAAAATTGCTGATTTCGGTCTATCAAGGTGCTTTATTGGTGAAACTGAAAGTCGGGTTATCAGTAAGATAGGTGGAACGCT TGGATATTTGGCACCAGAATCATTTAATCGCCATACCCAAGTCACATACCAGCATTCATATCGTCTTGATATCTACAGTCTTGGTGTAATAATCATGGAGATACTCACCAAAGAGGAGTATCACGCTGTTGACAAT GTTGTTGAAAGTTGGAGCAACATGTTGGAGAACTCACTGAGGGATGGAGAGCTGGAACAGGTTCGAGTATGTGCTAAGATTGGAATAGAGTGCACCAACTTAAATCCAGCGAAGAGACCGGATACACAACATATAATTAATAGACTGGATGAG GCTGAACATGCTCTGAATGAACTGCATCAAGGTATGCCTAACTCACCAGGAGACACAAGCTTAAAG GAAAATGACACTGCATTTAGAGTGACAGGGACAAGTCCATGTAACAGTATTTGGGAAAATACCACAAACCTTGACAAGTTGTATGAGACCATTCATTGTCTTAATCCGGACATCAGGCGATGCTTTGAATTCTGCAGTATTTTCCCTAGAGGATCCAAGTTGAGAAGAGACGAGTTAGTTTGCCTGTGGATAGCCGAAGAGTTTGTAAAGACCAGCTGTGCAACAGAGGACATGGAAGACATAGCGCAGGGGTACATTCAAGAGTTAGTGTCGATGTCATTTCTGCAACCAAGCGGAACTAGTTATGATACTGATTGCTTTACAATTCATGATGTAATGCATGATATATTAGACCAGGTTGCTGGAAATTGCTTCAGAATTGAGAATCCAGTGAGCCATAGAGGACAAGGTTGGGAAGGAGATGTCCCTCGACATATCCAACATCTTTTTATTCAGAATTATGATGGAAAATTGATTACTGAGACAATCATTGGGTTGGAATATTTACGCACTCTGATTGTATATGTTGTTGGAAAGGACAAACCAATTGAGGAAGAAGTCATTGAGAGTATATGCAAGAGGCTGCCAAAATTACGGGTATTGGCCATTGCTTTCAGCCAGAAACATGATCCAATCAAGCAACACAAGGAGTTCTCATTTCCAGAGTCCGTTGGTCAGCTGAAATACCTACGCTATCTTGCTTTCAGGACAAGCAAGTTTGGCAGGATAACTTTACCAAGCACGCTAAATCAACTTAAGCATATCCAGCACCTAGATTTCGGTGATGGACATATTTTGGAAGTTAACTTTGTTGAACTTGTGAACTTGCGACACATATTATGCAGTGGATTGTCGAAGCTTCCTTACGTAGGCAACCTGATCTCACTCCAAACATTACCAGGCTTCCAAGTGAGTAATGAACCAGGCTGTGAGTTGAAACAACTGAGAGACCTAAACAAGCTTCAAGGCAAACTACTGATCAGAGGCCTTGAAAATGTTAAAAGCAAGGAGGAAGCTCTTCAAGCCAATCTAGCTGCCAAGCGACTCACTCAGCTGGTAGTGCAATGGGGTAATCCTTATGCTACAAGGTGTAGTCCAGAAGTTGAAGCAGATGTACTTGAGGGGATGTGCCCTCCCGTGGGCCTTCAAATATTGTATCTCAAAAACTTTGAAGGCAGCAGGTACCCAGATTGGATGATGGGTAATCACAGCGGTGGCCCAAAGTACCTGCAAGAACTTCGCATCGTGCAATGCAACCAACTGATACCTGCTTCTGGACTTGCCGACGCTTTCCCTCATCTTCGAGTTCTCTATCTTTTGAACTGCAGCTGGGACGCCCTACCAGACAATATGGAGCACCTCACATTGCTCGAGAAACTGGTGATCTTTCGTTGCATGAACATCCAGTCTCTTCCAACACTGCCCCAGTCTCTCGAGGAGTTTACAGCTAGTTGGTGCAATCAAGAGTTCCTGGAATCTTGTCAAACTGTGGGACACCCGAACTGGCAAAAGATTGAGCACATCCCCAAGAAAATGATTCGCTTCACAAACC TCCTCGAGGGATTGCTTGGCTGCGATGTAATGTGA